A region of Micromonospora chokoriensis DNA encodes the following proteins:
- a CDS encoding L-aspartate oxidase: protein MDVPTVDLPALPTLLAAPAPGWVETTDVIVVGSGVAGLTAALHLREAGLHVTVVTKVNIDDGSTRWAQGGIAAVLDPTDTPAAHARDTEIAGVGLCDPAAVRVLVEEGPTRLRELIRIGAEFDRHPDGSLMLTREGGHRADRIVHAGGDATGAEVQRALHAAVQRDPWIRLFEHALVLDLLRAPGGGPDGLGPACGITVHVLGEGSEDGVGALLARAVVLATGGMGQIFSATTNPAVSTGDGVALALRAGAAVTDVEFVQFHPTALITPSGEGVPGAGHAQQPLVSEALRGEGAYLVDSDGKRFMVGQHELAELAPRDVVAKGIHRVLLASGADHVFLDARHLGGDFLAGRFPTIVASCLSIGVDPATDLIPVAPAAHYASGGVRTDLRGRTSIPGLYACGEVACTGVHGANRLASNSLLEGLVFSRRIAEDIAAGLPEQVQPADTGAWRGGAGWVLPAEVTPTLQRSMTRGAGVLRSATTLAETAGTLTELGAARGRPRTADWEATNLLTVASTLVAAAYARGETRGCHWREDFPTADERWLGHLVGSVGVQGRVTQQWEGNL from the coding sequence ATGGACGTTCCGACCGTCGACCTGCCGGCCCTGCCCACGTTGCTGGCCGCGCCCGCTCCCGGCTGGGTGGAGACCACCGACGTGATCGTGGTGGGTTCCGGGGTCGCCGGGCTGACCGCGGCGCTGCACCTGCGCGAGGCGGGCCTGCACGTCACGGTGGTCACCAAGGTCAACATCGACGACGGTTCGACCAGGTGGGCACAGGGCGGCATCGCCGCCGTGCTGGACCCGACGGACACTCCGGCGGCGCATGCCCGGGACACCGAGATCGCCGGTGTCGGGCTCTGCGACCCGGCGGCGGTCCGGGTGCTGGTCGAGGAGGGCCCCACCCGGCTGCGCGAGTTGATCCGCATCGGGGCTGAGTTCGATCGTCATCCGGACGGCTCCCTGATGCTGACCCGTGAGGGTGGACACCGGGCCGACCGGATCGTGCACGCGGGTGGCGACGCGACCGGTGCGGAGGTGCAGCGGGCTCTGCACGCCGCGGTGCAGCGCGACCCGTGGATCCGGTTGTTCGAGCACGCCCTGGTGCTGGACCTGCTCCGTGCTCCCGGGGGCGGCCCGGACGGGCTCGGCCCGGCCTGCGGGATCACAGTGCACGTGCTCGGCGAGGGGAGCGAGGACGGCGTCGGGGCGTTGCTGGCCCGAGCGGTGGTGCTCGCCACCGGGGGGATGGGGCAGATCTTCTCGGCCACCACCAACCCGGCGGTCTCCACCGGGGACGGGGTGGCGCTGGCGCTGCGGGCCGGCGCGGCGGTGACCGACGTGGAGTTCGTCCAGTTCCACCCGACTGCTCTGATCACCCCGTCCGGCGAGGGGGTGCCCGGCGCGGGCCACGCGCAGCAGCCGTTGGTCTCGGAGGCGCTGCGGGGCGAGGGCGCGTACCTGGTGGACTCCGACGGCAAGCGGTTCATGGTCGGCCAGCACGAGTTGGCCGAACTGGCGCCCCGGGACGTGGTGGCCAAGGGCATCCACCGGGTGCTGCTGGCGTCCGGCGCGGACCACGTCTTCCTCGACGCGCGGCACCTGGGCGGGGACTTCCTGGCCGGGCGGTTCCCCACGATCGTGGCGTCGTGTCTGTCGATCGGCGTGGACCCGGCGACCGACTTGATCCCGGTGGCGCCCGCCGCCCACTACGCCTCCGGCGGTGTCCGCACCGACCTGCGCGGTCGCACCTCCATCCCCGGCCTGTACGCGTGCGGTGAGGTGGCCTGCACGGGCGTGCACGGCGCGAACCGGCTGGCGAGCAACTCCCTGCTGGAGGGCCTGGTCTTCTCCCGGCGGATCGCCGAGGACATCGCCGCCGGCCTGCCCGAGCAGGTGCAGCCGGCCGACACGGGTGCCTGGCGTGGCGGTGCGGGTTGGGTGCTGCCCGCCGAGGTGACGCCGACCCTGCAACGGTCGATGACCCGGGGTGCCGGGGTGCTCCGGTCCGCGACGACGCTGGCCGAGACCGCCGGAACGCTCACCGAGCTGGGCGCTGCCCGGGGCCGGCCGCGGACCGCCGACTGGGAGGCGACGAATCTGCTCACCGTGGCGTCGACGCTGGTGGCTGCCGCGTACGCACGCGGTGAGACGCGGGGTTGCCACTGGCGGGAGGACTTCCCGACGGCCGACGAGAGGTGGCTGGGCCATTTGGTCGGGTCGGTCGGGGTGCAGGGCCGGGTGACGCAACAGTGGGAGGGAAATTTGTGA
- the nadC gene encoding carboxylating nicotinate-nucleotide diphosphorylase, with amino-acid sequence MIESTETALRAAGLDPAGVRQVIETALVEDLGPDFLDVTSVATIGAEQTDTADLVARADGVLAGMAVAAAVFELVGEVTGFGRTVEVSVLARDGERVARGAVLATVTGPTRLLLTAERTALNLLCRMSGVATHTRAWADALAGTKAMVLDTRKTTPGLRALEKYAVRAGGGTNKRMGLYDVAMIKDNHKLAAGSITAAYRRVREAFPEVPVQVEVTSVDEAVEAVEAGADFLLCDNMTPEVLAETVTAVGDRAELEATGGLTLEVAGRYAATGVDFLSVGALTHSSPILDIALDLRIE; translated from the coding sequence GTGATCGAGTCGACGGAGACGGCGTTGCGGGCGGCCGGTCTGGATCCGGCCGGGGTGCGGCAGGTGATCGAGACCGCGCTGGTCGAGGATCTGGGTCCGGATTTCCTGGACGTCACCAGCGTGGCCACCATCGGGGCGGAACAGACGGACACCGCCGACCTGGTGGCCCGCGCGGACGGGGTGCTGGCCGGGATGGCCGTGGCCGCAGCCGTGTTCGAGCTGGTGGGCGAGGTGACGGGCTTCGGTCGTACCGTCGAGGTGTCGGTGCTGGCCCGGGACGGCGAGCGGGTGGCGCGCGGCGCGGTGCTGGCGACGGTGACCGGCCCGACCCGGTTGCTGCTGACCGCCGAGCGGACGGCGCTCAACCTGCTCTGCCGGATGTCCGGGGTGGCGACGCACACCCGCGCCTGGGCGGACGCCCTGGCCGGCACGAAGGCGATGGTGCTGGACACCCGGAAGACGACGCCGGGGCTGCGGGCGTTGGAGAAGTACGCGGTACGGGCCGGTGGGGGCACCAACAAGCGGATGGGCCTCTACGACGTCGCCATGATCAAGGACAACCACAAGCTGGCGGCGGGCAGCATCACGGCTGCCTACCGGCGCGTCCGGGAGGCGTTCCCGGAGGTGCCGGTGCAGGTGGAGGTGACCTCTGTCGACGAGGCGGTGGAGGCCGTGGAGGCCGGGGCGGACTTCCTGTTGTGCGACAACATGACGCCCGAGGTGTTGGCCGAGACGGTGACCGCGGTGGGTGACCGGGCGGAGTTGGAGGCGACCGGCGGGCTGACCCTGGAGGTGGCGGGTCGGTACGCGGCCACCGGCGTCGACTTCCTCTCGGTGGGCGCGCTGACCCACTCGTCGCCGATCCTGGACATCGCGCTGGACCTGCGCATCGAGTAG
- a CDS encoding type III pantothenate kinase, which translates to MLLCIDIGNTNTVLATFDGDKLVHSWRIKTDARSTADELGLMFRGLLAGDNVEITGVAACSTVPAALRSLRTMLSRYYADLPSVVVEPGVRTGVQLAIDNPKEVGSDRVVNTLAAYTLYGGPSIVVDFGTTTNFDVISERGEFLGGAFAPGIEISFDALAARAAQLRKVEATKPRSVIGKNTVECLQAGLYFGFAGQVDRIVERMTEELGEVRAVIATGGLASLVINECRSITHHEPMITLIGLRMVYERNR; encoded by the coding sequence GTGCTGCTCTGCATCGACATCGGAAACACCAACACCGTGCTGGCGACCTTCGACGGCGACAAGCTGGTGCACTCCTGGCGGATCAAGACCGATGCCCGCTCGACGGCGGACGAGCTGGGCCTGATGTTCCGGGGCCTGCTCGCCGGGGACAACGTCGAGATCACCGGGGTGGCCGCCTGCTCCACGGTGCCGGCGGCGCTGCGGTCGCTGCGGACCATGCTGAGCCGCTACTACGCCGACCTGCCGAGCGTCGTCGTCGAGCCCGGGGTGCGCACCGGTGTGCAGTTGGCGATCGACAACCCGAAGGAGGTGGGTTCCGACCGGGTGGTGAACACCCTGGCCGCGTACACCCTCTACGGTGGGCCGTCGATCGTCGTGGACTTCGGCACCACCACCAACTTCGACGTGATCAGCGAGCGCGGTGAGTTCCTCGGCGGCGCGTTCGCCCCGGGCATCGAGATCTCGTTCGACGCGTTGGCCGCCCGGGCGGCGCAGCTGCGCAAGGTCGAGGCCACCAAGCCCCGGTCGGTGATCGGCAAGAACACCGTGGAATGCCTCCAGGCCGGCCTGTACTTCGGCTTCGCCGGCCAGGTGGACCGCATCGTCGAGCGGATGACCGAGGAGTTGGGCGAGGTGCGGGCAGTGATCGCCACCGGCGGCCTCGCCTCCCTGGTGATCAACGAGTGCCGGAGCATCACCCACCACGAGCCGATGATCACCTTGATCGGCCTGCGGATGGTCTACGAGCGCAACAGGTGA
- a CDS encoding class I SAM-dependent methyltransferase: protein MADHTQALSFGAAAAEYDRFRPRYPDRAVRWALDGLGSAARVVDLGAGTGILTRGVLALGHEVTPVEPDPDMRAQLAAATPGLTALAGGAESLPLPDGVADAVVVGQAYHWFDREVAHAEIARVLRPGGTFAPIWNMRDDRVDWVAELGRIAHLGDNAGNVVERYTSFGPAFEPIEQGEFSHHTSLTPDDLIAMLHTRSYWLTAPDDRRATIDRELRELLATHPDLTGRETVELPYRTIVLRARRR, encoded by the coding sequence ATGGCGGATCACACTCAGGCCCTCTCGTTCGGTGCGGCGGCAGCCGAGTACGACCGCTTCCGACCCCGTTACCCGGATCGGGCCGTGCGGTGGGCGCTGGACGGGCTGGGGAGTGCCGCGCGGGTCGTCGACCTGGGCGCGGGCACCGGCATCCTCACCCGCGGGGTGCTCGCCCTGGGCCACGAGGTGACCCCCGTGGAACCGGACCCGGACATGCGCGCCCAGCTGGCGGCCGCCACCCCGGGCCTCACGGCGCTGGCCGGCGGGGCGGAGTCTCTGCCGCTGCCCGACGGAGTCGCCGACGCGGTGGTGGTGGGGCAGGCGTACCACTGGTTCGACCGGGAGGTGGCGCACGCCGAGATCGCGCGGGTGCTGCGGCCCGGTGGGACGTTCGCCCCCATCTGGAACATGCGCGACGATCGGGTGGACTGGGTCGCCGAGCTGGGTCGGATCGCGCACCTGGGGGACAACGCCGGCAACGTGGTCGAGAGGTACACCAGTTTCGGCCCGGCGTTCGAGCCGATCGAGCAGGGCGAGTTCAGCCACCACACCAGCCTCACACCGGACGACCTCATCGCGATGCTGCACACCCGCTCGTACTGGCTCACCGCCCCGGACGACCGGCGGGCGACGATCGACCGGGAGCTGCGGGAGCTTCTGGCCACCCACCCCGACCTGACCGGCCGGGAGACCGTCGAGCTGCCGTACCGCACGATCGTCCTGCGCGCCCGGCGGCGCTGA
- the lysS gene encoding lysine--tRNA ligase, translating into MSEQNAVPVDPADDLPEQMKVRREKRDRMLADGVEPYPVGFSRTTTLAQVRERYADLPTDTATGDQVAVTGRVIFVRNTGKLCFATLRDGDGTELQAMLSLDRVGPERLEAWKRLVDLGDHVGVTGEVITSRRGELSVLAQQWEMTAKALRPLPVAHKPLSEEARVRQRYVDLIVRPQAREMVRTRAATVRSLRDSLHGQGFIEVETPMLQLLHGGATARPFVTHSNALNTDLYLRIAPELFLKRAVVGGVDRVFEINRNFRNEGVDSSHSPEFAMLETYQAYGDYDTIGELTRNLVQQAAIAVSGSTVVTHADGREFDLGGEWRSVTLFGVLSEALGEEVTVRTERSRLVEYADKVGLAVDPKWGPGKLAEELFEELVVPGLEAPTFVRDYPEETSPLTRAHRSEPGLAEKWDLYVLGFELGTGYSELVDPVVQRERLVTQAQLAARGDDEAMRLDEDFLRAMEYGMPPAGGMGMGIDRLLMALTGLGIRETILFPLVRPE; encoded by the coding sequence GTGAGCGAGCAGAACGCCGTGCCAGTGGACCCCGCCGACGACCTTCCCGAGCAGATGAAGGTCCGCCGGGAGAAGCGGGACCGGATGCTCGCCGACGGCGTCGAGCCCTACCCGGTCGGTTTCTCCCGTACGACCACGCTGGCGCAGGTCCGGGAGCGCTACGCCGACCTGCCCACCGACACCGCGACCGGTGACCAGGTCGCTGTCACCGGTCGGGTGATCTTCGTACGCAACACCGGCAAGCTCTGCTTCGCGACCCTACGGGACGGCGACGGCACCGAGTTGCAGGCGATGCTCTCCCTGGACCGGGTCGGGCCGGAGCGGCTGGAGGCCTGGAAGCGCCTGGTCGACCTCGGTGACCACGTCGGCGTCACCGGTGAGGTGATCACCAGTCGCCGCGGTGAGCTGTCGGTGCTGGCCCAGCAGTGGGAGATGACCGCCAAGGCGCTGCGCCCGCTGCCGGTGGCGCACAAGCCGCTCTCCGAGGAGGCCCGCGTCCGGCAGCGTTACGTCGACCTGATCGTCCGGCCGCAGGCACGGGAGATGGTCCGTACCCGGGCGGCCACCGTCCGCAGTCTGCGCGATTCGCTGCACGGGCAGGGCTTCATCGAGGTGGAAACGCCGATGTTGCAACTGCTTCATGGTGGTGCGACGGCCCGACCGTTCGTGACCCACAGCAATGCGTTGAACACCGATCTGTATCTGCGAATCGCGCCGGAACTGTTTCTCAAGCGCGCGGTGGTTGGTGGCGTCGACCGTGTCTTCGAGATCAACCGCAACTTCCGTAATGAGGGTGTCGACTCTTCGCACTCGCCGGAGTTCGCGATGCTGGAGACGTACCAGGCGTACGGGGACTACGACACCATCGGCGAGCTGACCCGCAATCTCGTGCAACAGGCGGCGATCGCGGTGAGCGGTTCGACGGTGGTGACCCACGCCGACGGGCGGGAGTTCGACCTGGGCGGCGAGTGGCGATCCGTGACGCTGTTCGGTGTGCTTTCCGAAGCGCTCGGCGAGGAGGTCACGGTCCGCACCGAGCGTTCCCGCCTGGTGGAGTACGCGGACAAGGTGGGATTGGCGGTCGACCCGAAGTGGGGGCCGGGCAAGCTGGCCGAGGAACTGTTCGAGGAACTTGTCGTTCCCGGCCTGGAGGCGCCCACCTTCGTGCGGGACTACCCGGAGGAGACCAGCCCGCTCACCCGGGCCCACCGCAGCGAGCCGGGCCTGGCCGAGAAGTGGGACCTCTACGTGCTCGGTTTCGAGCTGGGCACCGGGTACTCCGAGCTGGTCGACCCGGTCGTGCAGCGCGAGCGGCTGGTGACCCAGGCGCAGCTGGCGGCCCGCGGCGACGACGAGGCGATGCGTCTCGACGAGGACTTTCTCCGGGCGATGGAGTATGGAATGCCGCCGGCCGGCGGTATGGGAATGGGAATCGACCGCCTGTTGATGGCCCTCACCGGGCTGGGAATTCGGGAAACGATCCTCTTCCCGTTGGTCCGCCCCGAGTAG
- a CDS encoding histone-like nucleoid-structuring protein Lsr2: MAKQIIHKLVDDLDGGDADETVKFALDGVQYEIDLSKANAAKLRDAFASYVGAGTKVGRGGVVIGGRAARGRGGATADREQNKAIREWAKKAGKDISDRGRIPQEIVDEYHAKR; this comes from the coding sequence GTGGCCAAGCAGATCATTCACAAGCTGGTCGATGACCTGGACGGCGGGGACGCTGACGAGACCGTCAAGTTCGCCCTCGACGGCGTTCAGTACGAGATCGACCTGTCGAAGGCCAACGCCGCTAAATTGCGCGACGCTTTTGCCTCGTACGTGGGTGCCGGCACCAAGGTCGGCCGTGGTGGCGTCGTGATCGGCGGGCGTGCCGCCCGCGGTCGGGGTGGCGCGACCGCCGACCGGGAGCAGAACAAGGCGATCCGGGAGTGGGCCAAGAAGGCCGGCAAGGACATCTCGGACCGGGGTCGTATCCCCCAGGAGATCGTCGACGAGTACCACGCCAAGCGCTGA
- a CDS encoding ATP-dependent Clp protease ATP-binding subunit, with amino-acid sequence MFERFTDRARRVVVLAQEEARMLNHNYIGTEHILLGLIHEGEGVAAKALESLGISLEGVRQQVEEIIGQGQQAPSGHIPFTPRAKKVLELSLREALQLGHNYIGTEHILLGLIREGEGVAAQVLVKLGADLNRVRQQVIQLLSGYQGKEPAAAGAAPGEAAPSTSLVLDQFGRNLTQAAREGKLDPVIGREKEIERVMQVLSRRTKNNPVLIGEPGVGKTAVVEGLSQKIIKGEVPETLKDKQLYTLDLGALVAGSRYRGDFEERLKKVLKEIRTRGDIILFIDEIHTLVGAGAAEGAIDAASILKPMLARGELQTIGATTLDEYRKHLEKDAALERRFQPIQVGEPSLAHTIEILKGLRDRYEAHHRVSITDAALVAAATLADRYISDRFLPDKAIDLIDEAGARMRIRRMTAPPDLRDFDERIAQVRRDKESAIDAQDFERAAQLRDKEKQLLGQKAQREKEWKAGDLDVVSEVDDEQIAEVLGNWTGIPVYKLTEEETSRLLRMEDELHKRVIGQEDAVKAVSKAIRRTRAGLKDPKRPSGSFIFAGPSGVGKTELSKALAEFLFGSEDALIQLDMSEFHDRYTVSRLVGAPPGYVGYDEGGQLTEKVRRRPFSVVLFDEIEKAHPDVFNTLLQILEDGRLTDGQGRIVDFKNTVIILTTNLGTRDVAKAVSLGFQASEDSESNYDRMKQKVNDELKQHFRPEFLNRIDDTIVFHQLRQAEILSIVDIMIQRIEGQLRNKDMGLELTDNAKKYLAAKGFDPVLGARPLRRTIQRDIEDNLSERILFNELTPGQIVVVDCEGDPNDIDKSKLVFRGAEKPVEVPDAVPADLGGTAAGTAAAGADE; translated from the coding sequence ATGTTCGAGCGGTTCACCGACCGAGCGCGACGGGTTGTCGTCCTGGCCCAAGAAGAGGCCCGGATGCTCAACCACAACTACATCGGTACGGAACACATCCTGCTGGGCCTGATCCACGAGGGTGAAGGCGTCGCGGCTAAGGCCCTGGAGAGCCTCGGCATCTCCCTGGAGGGCGTCCGCCAGCAGGTCGAGGAGATCATCGGCCAGGGCCAGCAGGCGCCGAGCGGGCACATCCCGTTCACGCCGCGGGCCAAGAAGGTGCTGGAGCTGTCGCTGCGCGAGGCGCTGCAGCTCGGCCACAACTACATCGGCACCGAGCACATCCTGCTCGGGCTGATCCGTGAGGGCGAGGGCGTCGCCGCCCAGGTGCTGGTCAAGCTCGGCGCCGACCTCAACCGGGTCCGCCAGCAGGTGATCCAGCTGCTCTCCGGCTACCAGGGCAAGGAGCCCGCCGCCGCGGGCGCCGCGCCGGGTGAGGCCGCGCCGTCGACCAGCCTGGTGCTGGACCAGTTCGGCCGCAACCTGACCCAGGCCGCCCGCGAGGGCAAGCTCGACCCGGTCATCGGGCGCGAGAAGGAAATCGAGCGGGTCATGCAGGTGCTCTCCCGCCGTACCAAGAACAACCCGGTCCTGATCGGTGAGCCCGGCGTCGGTAAGACCGCCGTGGTGGAGGGGCTGTCTCAGAAGATCATCAAGGGCGAGGTGCCCGAGACTCTGAAGGACAAGCAGCTCTACACGCTCGACCTGGGTGCGCTGGTCGCCGGCTCCCGCTACCGCGGTGACTTCGAGGAGCGCCTCAAGAAGGTGCTCAAGGAGATCCGCACCCGCGGCGACATCATCCTGTTCATCGACGAGATCCACACCCTGGTGGGTGCGGGTGCCGCCGAGGGCGCGATCGACGCCGCCAGCATCCTCAAGCCGATGCTGGCCCGTGGTGAGCTGCAGACCATCGGTGCCACCACCCTCGACGAATACCGCAAGCACCTGGAGAAGGACGCCGCTCTCGAGCGCCGCTTCCAGCCGATCCAGGTGGGTGAGCCCTCGCTGGCGCACACCATCGAGATCCTCAAGGGCCTGCGCGACCGCTACGAGGCGCACCACCGCGTGAGCATCACCGACGCCGCTCTCGTCGCCGCCGCGACTCTGGCCGACCGGTATATCTCCGACCGCTTCCTTCCGGACAAGGCGATCGACCTGATCGACGAGGCCGGCGCCCGGATGCGCATCCGTCGGATGACCGCGCCGCCGGACCTGCGTGACTTCGACGAGCGCATCGCCCAGGTGCGTCGCGACAAGGAGTCCGCGATCGACGCTCAGGACTTCGAGCGCGCCGCTCAGCTGCGTGACAAGGAGAAGCAGCTCCTCGGTCAGAAGGCTCAGCGGGAGAAGGAGTGGAAGGCCGGTGACCTGGACGTCGTCAGCGAGGTCGACGACGAGCAGATCGCCGAGGTGCTCGGCAACTGGACCGGCATCCCGGTCTACAAGCTGACCGAGGAGGAGACCTCGCGCCTGCTGCGCATGGAGGACGAGCTGCACAAGCGCGTCATCGGCCAGGAGGACGCGGTCAAGGCGGTCTCGAAGGCGATCCGGCGTACCCGGGCCGGCCTGAAGGACCCGAAGCGCCCCTCGGGCTCGTTCATCTTCGCCGGTCCGTCCGGTGTCGGTAAGACCGAGCTGTCCAAGGCGCTCGCCGAGTTCCTCTTCGGCAGCGAGGATGCCCTCATCCAGCTGGACATGTCCGAGTTCCACGACCGCTACACGGTCTCCCGGCTCGTGGGTGCCCCTCCCGGCTACGTCGGCTACGACGAGGGCGGGCAGCTGACCGAGAAGGTGCGGCGTCGGCCGTTCTCGGTGGTCCTCTTCGACGAGATCGAGAAGGCCCACCCGGACGTGTTCAACACGCTCCTGCAGATCCTCGAAGACGGTCGGCTCACCGACGGTCAGGGTCGGATCGTGGACTTCAAGAACACGGTCATCATCCTGACCACCAACCTGGGCACCCGTGACGTCGCCAAGGCGGTGTCGCTGGGCTTCCAGGCCTCGGAGGACTCCGAGTCGAACTACGACCGGATGAAGCAGAAGGTCAACGACGAGCTCAAGCAGCACTTCCGGCCTGAGTTCCTCAACCGGATCGACGACACCATCGTCTTCCACCAGCTGCGTCAGGCCGAGATCCTCTCGATCGTGGACATCATGATCCAGCGGATCGAGGGCCAGCTGCGTAACAAGGACATGGGTCTGGAGCTGACCGACAACGCCAAGAAGTACCTGGCGGCGAAGGGCTTCGACCCGGTGCTCGGTGCCCGTCCGCTTCGTCGCACGATCCAGCGCGACATCGAGGACAACCTCTCCGAGCGGATCCTGTTCAACGAGCTGACCCCGGGTCAGATCGTCGTGGTGGACTGCGAGGGCGACCCGAACGACATCGACAAGTCCAAGCTCGTCTTCCGGGGCGCGGAGAAGCCGGTCGAGGTTCCGGACGCTGTTCCGGCCGACCTCGGTGGCACCGCCGCCGGCACCGCGGCAGCGGGCGCCGACGAGTAG
- a CDS encoding HhH-GPD family protein yields MTQPDFATLVSRWFQQHARRLPWREPDVTPWAILVSEVMLQQTPVVRVVPAWQAWLARWPDPAALAADTQAEAIRMWGRLGYPRRAVRLRDCAVAIVERHGGQVPDRLEQLLALPGVGTYTARAVAAFAYGQRHPVVDTNVRRVVSRAVAGEPDAGPVTRPADLVATEELLPEKPAAAALASAAFMELGAVICTARSPRCTACPVESICAWRASGQEAPAGPTRRPQRYAGTDRQVRGLLLGVLRESTGPVPHQRLDQVWTDDVQRARALAGLVQDGLVEAAGSDSFRLVGDGPSHPAADLTT; encoded by the coding sequence ATGACTCAACCCGATTTCGCCACACTGGTCAGCCGATGGTTCCAGCAGCACGCCCGCAGGCTGCCGTGGCGCGAACCCGACGTCACCCCGTGGGCCATCCTGGTCAGCGAGGTCATGCTCCAGCAGACGCCCGTCGTCCGAGTCGTACCAGCCTGGCAGGCGTGGCTGGCCCGCTGGCCGGACCCGGCGGCGCTGGCGGCCGACACCCAGGCCGAGGCGATCCGGATGTGGGGACGCCTCGGCTACCCCCGTCGGGCGGTCCGCCTGCGCGACTGTGCCGTCGCCATCGTGGAACGGCACGGCGGCCAGGTGCCGGACCGGTTGGAGCAACTGCTGGCACTGCCCGGCGTCGGCACCTACACGGCACGGGCGGTGGCCGCCTTCGCGTACGGGCAGCGGCACCCGGTGGTCGACACCAACGTACGCCGTGTGGTCAGCCGAGCGGTGGCCGGCGAGCCCGATGCCGGCCCGGTCACCAGACCCGCCGACCTGGTCGCCACCGAAGAACTCCTACCCGAGAAACCGGCCGCGGCGGCACTCGCCAGCGCCGCGTTCATGGAGCTAGGCGCGGTCATCTGCACGGCCCGGTCACCGCGCTGCACGGCCTGCCCGGTCGAATCGATCTGCGCGTGGCGGGCCTCCGGCCAGGAGGCACCAGCCGGGCCGACCCGCCGACCCCAGCGGTACGCGGGCACCGACCGACAGGTCCGCGGTCTGCTGCTGGGGGTGCTGCGGGAATCCACCGGACCCGTCCCGCACCAACGGTTGGACCAGGTCTGGACCGACGATGTCCAGCGTGCCCGCGCCCTCGCCGGCCTGGTTCAGGACGGTCTCGTCGAAGCAGCCGGCAGCGACAGCTTCCGCCTCGTCGGCGACGGTCCGTCCCACCCCGCCGCCGACCTCACCACCTGA
- a CDS encoding glycine cleavage system protein R, with amino-acid sequence MNELAITVIGRDRPGIVADVAEVLAGLGANLTDSTMTRLRGHFAMTLICTGPGADEVEVALAPLAAEGQLLATVRAVTPDGDVPPVGEPYVMAVHGSDRMGIVAAMTRVLVDAGGNVTDLSTRLAGSLYVVLAEVELPAGVADTLVDRLHRTAGELGVEVTLRPADPDLL; translated from the coding sequence ATGAACGAGCTCGCGATCACCGTCATCGGTCGGGACCGGCCCGGCATCGTGGCCGACGTCGCCGAGGTGCTGGCCGGACTGGGCGCCAACCTGACCGACAGCACGATGACGCGGCTGCGGGGGCATTTCGCGATGACGCTCATCTGCACCGGGCCGGGCGCGGACGAGGTCGAGGTCGCGTTGGCGCCGCTGGCCGCCGAGGGTCAACTGCTGGCGACGGTACGCGCGGTCACGCCGGACGGGGACGTGCCTCCGGTGGGTGAGCCGTACGTGATGGCGGTGCACGGTTCGGACCGGATGGGCATCGTCGCGGCGATGACGCGGGTGCTCGTCGACGCCGGTGGGAATGTGACGGACCTGAGTACGCGGTTGGCTGGTTCGCTCTACGTGGTGCTGGCCGAGGTGGAGTTGCCGGCCGGTGTGGCCGACACGCTTGTCGACCGGCTGCACCGGACGGCTGGTGAGTTGGGCGTGGAGGTCACGCTCCGGCCGGCGGACCCGGACCTGTTGTGA
- a CDS encoding peptide deformylase, whose product MPDVGLGGWTPESLVVPGEVRPVVSAPHPVLSRAAEAVDPTAKETVQLAADLVATMRVSPGCVGLAAPQVGVGARVFAVDVTGHPKAVTVHGTFVLCNARVVEATRWKPGREGCMSVPDLTGDVKRASRLVVEGDLPGTGEQVRLVTDGFEARALQHEIDHCAGLLFLDRVAGAHAVYQRKVYL is encoded by the coding sequence GTGCCGGACGTCGGTCTGGGCGGGTGGACGCCTGAGTCGTTGGTCGTGCCGGGTGAGGTGCGGCCGGTGGTGTCGGCCCCGCACCCGGTGTTGAGCCGGGCCGCCGAGGCGGTCGATCCGACGGCGAAGGAGACGGTCCAGCTCGCGGCCGACCTGGTGGCGACGATGCGGGTGTCGCCGGGCTGCGTCGGGCTGGCCGCCCCGCAGGTCGGTGTGGGCGCTCGCGTGTTCGCTGTCGATGTGACGGGGCACCCGAAGGCGGTCACTGTCCATGGCACGTTCGTGCTCTGCAATGCCCGCGTGGTCGAGGCGACTCGGTGGAAGCCGGGCCGGGAGGGGTGCATGTCGGTGCCGGACCTGACCGGGGACGTGAAGCGGGCCAGTCGGCTGGTGGTGGAGGGCGATCTCCCGGGCACGGGCGAGCAGGTCCGGTTGGTGACCGACGGGTTCGAGGCTCGGGCGTTGCAGCATGAGATCGACCACTGTGCGGGTCTGCTCTTCCTTGATCGGGTGGCGGGTGCGCACGCCGTCTACCAGCGGAAGGTCTACCTCTGA